A stretch of DNA from Noviherbaspirillum sedimenti:
CTCTACCTCGGCAATCAGCTCGTCAGGCCACGGCTGTTCATGCGTGCGCGAATGTGCGATTTCCTGAAACAAGCGACCAAAACGGCGTGCATAATCGGCCACACCTTGTGGTGCATTCAGATCAATCGTTTCAAACGGCCCCATAAACGACCAGCGCAATCCCAAGCCGTCCCGGATTGTCTTGTCAATATCTTCGCAAGTTGCAACGCCCTCTTCCACTAATGCCCATGCCTCGCGCAACAGGACGGCTTGCAACCGGTTCAAGACAAAGCCCTGAGTTTCGCGGCGCACATGCACCACGCTTTGGCCGACGGATTGCATCAGCGCGTCCGTAAAGGCAACCGCCTCAGACAGCGTGGCCGGCGAAGGCACGATTTCCACGACAGGGACCAGATAAGGCGGGTTGACGGGATGAGCAATCAGGGTGCGGCCCGCCAGTTTGAGACCTTGCGTAAATGCCGAGGCCGGAATGCCCGAAGTTGAACTGCCGATCACGGTATTCTCTGAGGTCAGTTCCTCCAGCTCTTCCATGAGTCGCCGTTTGACTTCCACTTTTTCGAGAATGGATTCTTGAAGATACGCCGCATCGGTGACCGCTTCCTGCAATGTTTCTACTGCAGTCATGCGCGCCATCACGCCATCGATATTATCAATGAGCTCGAATGCATGCAGATCTTCCAGCTGACTCCGTATCAGCGACAGCGACGATACTGCGGCGTTGGGCGCCGCATCGAAGATCTTTACCTCCAGCCCGGCCCTTGCAAATACGATCGCCCAGCCTGCGCCAACCAGCCCGGCGCCAATGATCCCGATGTGCCGTCCATTTACAAGCTTATTCGCTTTTTGTGACATATT
This window harbors:
- a CDS encoding 3-hydroxyacyl-CoA dehydrogenase, which translates into the protein MSQKANKLVNGRHIGIIGAGLVGAGWAIVFARAGLEVKIFDAAPNAAVSSLSLIRSQLEDLHAFELIDNIDGVMARMTAVETLQEAVTDAAYLQESILEKVEVKRRLMEELEELTSENTVIGSSTSGIPASAFTQGLKLAGRTLIAHPVNPPYLVPVVEIVPSPATLSEAVAFTDALMQSVGQSVVHVRRETQGFVLNRLQAVLLREAWALVEEGVATCEDIDKTIRDGLGLRWSFMGPFETIDLNAPQGVADYARRFGRLFQEIAHSRTHEQPWPDELIAEVEAQRRTILGQDQLNERRAWRDRQLMTLAAMRNKKEK